Proteins encoded together in one Electrophorus electricus isolate fEleEle1 chromosome 9, fEleEle1.pri, whole genome shotgun sequence window:
- the LOC118242001 gene encoding LOW QUALITY PROTEIN: CD209 antigen-like protein A (The sequence of the model RefSeq protein was modified relative to this genomic sequence to represent the inferred CDS: inserted 2 bases in 1 codon; substituted 1 base at 1 genomic stop codon) encodes MYLGPIGCPTSHIHTIRVRKNQHSIEQILQYLQCALCLGLLYVLLLATITVLWVKLRERDQLQTSYSNLTVEIDQLKKERERLQRMFSXLGWRCFSSSMYYISTGEKSWSESRQDCRERGADLVTINSKEEQEFISKTLGSLSAWIGLXEGTWKWVDGTALTTRYWGSGEPNSRAGDEDCVMLNDGKWADYPCSSYFIWICEDFSKVIWASLEVQ; translated from the exons ATGTACCTTGGCCCAATTGGTTGTCCCACCTCACATATACATACCATCCGAGTAAGAAAG AATCAACACTCCATTGAGCAAATACTCCAGTATTTGCAGTGTGCATTGTGTCTGGGGCTGCTGTATGTTCTCCTCCTGGCTACCATCACAGTGCTGTGGGTaaagttgagagagagagaccagttacaGACCAGTTACAGCAACCTGACTGTAGAGATAGACCAgctaaagaaagagagagaaagactccAAAGAATGTTTTCTTAACTAG GCTGGAGATGCTTCAGCTCCAGTATGTATTACATCTCTACtggagagaagagctggagtgagagcagacaggactgcagagagagaggagcagacctGGTGACCATAAACAGCAAAGAGGAACAG GAGTTCATCAGCAAAACTCTTGGTAGTCTTTCTGCTTGGATTGGTTT AGAGGGAACTTGGAAATGGGTGGATGGTACAGCACTGACCAC CCGATACTGGGGAAGTGGGGAACCCAATAGTCGTGCAGGGGATGAGGACTGTGTTATGCTTAATGACGGGAAATGGGCAGATTATCCTTGTAGTTCCTATTTCATTTGGATTTGTGAAGATTTTTCAAAAGTCATTTGGGCATCATTAGAGGTCCAATAG